Part of the Scylla paramamosain isolate STU-SP2022 chromosome 15, ASM3559412v1, whole genome shotgun sequence genome, gatcagctgcttaagtgtaagcacaacacactcccTCTTTTGTACAACTtgaggcatgatgaaggcgtcaggccataaacagtgcacacgcgggactgagtcactcggtaaacacagtgcagtgggccgcgggtggcgccaagcagtgcgctctggtggccagGGGACACACTATGCCTTGCccaggaattttaatcgattttgtgagtacacattgattttttattgattttaaggctcagggaaaaatgtgccggatacttgaagctgccggatactggaatgccggatgagagggattttactgtatattcaaattatttctcctagacaggttaggttctctccctctccctctctctctaatctcccctctcactctctctctctctctttaaaggtaTATTATATCTTAAGTTAAGTTGGGTTTTGTTAGgtcttagttctctctctctctctctctctctctctctctctctctctctctctctctctctctctctctctctctctctctctctctctctctctctccctccctccctctccctccctcccacctctccctctctcctcagatCTACGCACGGGGTGACAATGGGTACGGTCAGCTTGGCGTCAACTCCTGCGACAGTCACACCGCCACACGCAAGCTTGTCAAGAGTCTGGCCAGGAAGGTGACAGTGCAGCTGGCCTGTGGCGCCAACCACACCCTTGCCTTGACTGCTGGtgggtgtctgtatgtatgtatgtctgtgtctgtgtgtctgtatatatgtgtgtgtgtgtgtgtgtgtgtgttatcatcattatttatttattttttgcttctgtgTGTTTCAGATGGTGACAAAATACCTTCGGCCAGTTGGCACTTAGACACCGACAGGGGCCCCAGAAGGATCCTGCCCTGGTGACCTCCTTGGCTGGCACCCTCTTAGTCCTACTGGCCGCTGCGGGTCACCACTCTGCTGCCGTGACCCAGGCCGGCTACCTGCTGTTGTGGGGGTCAAACAAGCAGGGTCAACTGGGCTATACTCCCAAGGGTGATCCtcttgttaggtgtgtgtgtgtgtgtgtgtgtgtgtgtgtgtgtgtgtgtgtgtgtgtgtgtgtgtgtgtttgggtggtgggaggaagaggaagagggagaaaagtagtaatagtagtagtagtagtagtagtagtagtagtagtagtggtgtacataaagtatattcttttatttataatcaagaaaaacaaactgaataatgataataataataat contains:
- the LOC135107727 gene encoding probable E3 ubiquitin-protein ligase HERC4 isoform X2 — its product is MAPHNAKLIDELQNYSIVQVAAGDQHSLALTSWGLIYARGDNGYGQLGVNSCDSHTATRKLVKSLARKVTVQLACGANHTLALTADGDKIPSASWHLDTDRGPRRILPW